The genomic segment CAATTACTAAAGTGCTGAATCCGAAATTTGAAACCGAAGAAATTGTACAAGATTTAGATAAATTGTATTTGCAAACTCGAGCAATTTCACATGAAAACGATTCTGTAGAAACAGGCGAAGATTTCGAAAATTATTTTAGAGAATTAGTAACCAGCTACAATTCTAGCGCTTGTAAAATTATTTTAAAAGGTTTGTCTTCCTTAGAATTAAGTTTATTATCTATAGAAAAACAAATTGTGGTTTACAGAGTTTTTAATGAGCTATTTGTAAATATGAAAAAACATAGCAAAGCAACATTGGTAGTTATTTCTTGCAAAAAAACAGGCAATAAATTAGAAATGATTTATAAAGATAATGGTGTTGGGTTTAGAGAAAATATGTTTGTTATTAAAAACGGACTCAAAAATATGGAAATCCGTATTAATTCCATTAAAGGAACTCTTAATTTTGATGTTCAAGCTAACAATGGTTTTAAAGCAACCATTCGTTTTAAAAGATAAGTATGTTTCAAAAAGTATTAATTGCAGAAGATTTTGATATTATAAATAGCGGATTAAAAGCTACTTTAGAAAAAATGAAGATTCCTAAAATCACTCATATTTCTTATTGCGATGAAGCTTTTTTAAAATTGAAAAAAGCAAAATTAGAAGGGAATCCGTTCGATTTATTAATAACAGACTTATCATTTGTAGAAGATCATCACAAACAAAACATTACGTCTGGTGAAGCTTTAATTGAAAATGTAAGAAAAGAATTTCCTACTTTAAAAATAATTGTTTTTTCTGTGGAAGACAAGCCATTTCGTATTCAACATTTATACAATCATTTAAAAATTGATGCTTATGTATGGAAAAATAGAAACGGACAAAAAGAATTGGAAAAAGCCATTCAGCAAATTTATGAATCTAAAAGTTTCTACATTTCAGAAGATTTAAGAGAAGCCATTCACCCTAGAAAAGCCATTGAAATTACGGAATATGATATTCATATTATAGAACATCTTTCCGAAGGAATTTTGCAAGATAATTTACCTGAATTATTTGTAAAGAAGCAAATAAAACCATCAGGTAAAAGTTCTATAGAAAAAAGATTAAAATTTTTAAAGGAACATTTTAACGCGAAAAACCCAACTCATTTAGTGGCTATTGCTAAAGATTTTGGGTTGATTTAAGAATTAATATTTACTACAAATTATTTAGACTACGGATTTCCGTAGTCTTTTTTTGTTTTAGGAAGTTAGATTTGTTGAAAATTTAAAATATACACAATGAAGAAAATTTCCTTATTAATTTTAATATTCTTTTCTCTTAAAACTTTTTCTCAAGATAAAAAAAAGCAACCTGAAAAAGTAAAAACAAAAATGGAAGTATTTACTTCAAAGACTGGAGTTATTTCAAAATATACAGATTTTAATTTAGATAAACTGAAAACTATATATTCTAATTCAGAAACAAGAATAAGAAAATTAAGCAGTGGAAATATTGAGAATTATTTTTATCAAATTGAAAAGCAAGGAAAGTATGGAAGTTCAACAGCATCTATTGAATATTCAGATCTTTTGGAAACAATTAAAGCACTAAATAAATTAGCATCAGAAGTTGATATTGATCTTAAAAGCGAACCAGATTATATGGAAAATAAATTTATTTCTGAGGATGGTTTTCAGTTAGGTTATTATATATCTAAGAATAAGGCAAATTGGTTTATTAAGTTAGAAAAGTTTGGTTCTGATAAAACTTTATTTATCAAAGATTTAGAAAAATTGAAAATAGCACTTCAACTAGCTAAAAGTAAAATTGAAAAATTAAAAAGCAAATAAATTATGGAATATAAAGTAATACCATTTGTGCCATCAATAAATAGAAATAAAGAAAATTCTACAGAAGTTGCACAACAATTAGAAGATATTATAAAACATCATTCTAACCAAGGTTGGGTATATGTAAGAGTTGAAAGTGTAGAAACTTTTATCGTTCCAGATGCTGGTTGTTTTGGTCTGGGGGCAAAACCAGGCTATATGGCTTCTCGTCAAATGATAGTTTTTAGTAAATTAATTTGAAAATAATAATACTAAATCTTATAAAATTGTACTGGTTTTTTAAACCTAAAAAAAAATCAGCGAAATGTATTTTTAGAAAAAATTGCTCTAACTATATTTATGATAAAACATTTAATGAAGGGTTTATATCAGGCATAAAAGCATTAAAATTCAGAATTAATAACTGCAAATATGGTTTTGAATTATTTGTGAATCCTACAGATAATAAAACATATATGATTCTACCAAACAAAGATGTAATAAATGAAAAAGAGATTGCAGAAAGACTATTATAATAGCCATAAAACCTTACGAAAATTCGTAAGGTTTTGTTTTAAAAAAATAGTATTTTAGAATCGGCTATGAAAAATTACATTTTACTCTTTTTTATTCTTTTAAGTTATAAATCGGTTTCTCAAAACGTTTACAAAACACCTTCAGGAAAAAAGTACCATTTATCTTCTTGTAGAATGGTAGAAAATGTTTCCAAAAAAATGTTAGGAAAAGCTGCTATTTCTAAACATAGATTAACTCCGTGTAAAATTTGCAAACCACCAAAAGTAAAAGATTTAATAAATACGTATAATTTTTCTAACAAAGCAGTTGGAAAATCTACATTTGTTAGATGTAAAGGAACCACTAAAAAAGGAACAAGATGTAAACATCGTACAAA from the Polaribacter cellanae genome contains:
- a CDS encoding response regulator produces the protein MFQKVLIAEDFDIINSGLKATLEKMKIPKITHISYCDEAFLKLKKAKLEGNPFDLLITDLSFVEDHHKQNITSGEALIENVRKEFPTLKIIVFSVEDKPFRIQHLYNHLKIDAYVWKNRNGQKELEKAIQQIYESKSFYISEDLREAIHPRKAIEITEYDIHIIEHLSEGILQDNLPELFVKKQIKPSGKSSIEKRLKFLKEHFNAKNPTHLVAIAKDFGLI
- the yidD gene encoding membrane protein insertion efficiency factor YidD, with translation MKIIILNLIKLYWFFKPKKKSAKCIFRKNCSNYIYDKTFNEGFISGIKALKFRINNCKYGFELFVNPTDNKTYMILPNKDVINEKEIAERLL
- a CDS encoding DUF5763 domain-containing protein; this translates as MKNYILLFFILLSYKSVSQNVYKTPSGKKYHLSSCRMVENVSKKMLGKAAISKHRLTPCKICKPPKVKDLINTYNFSNKAVGKSTFVRCKGTTKKGTRCKHRTKIANGYCYQHTNQDNKVNPKKPASSKSKTSLCGAKTKSGKACKRKVKGGGYCYQHK